Proteins encoded together in one Cryptosporangium aurantiacum window:
- a CDS encoding PQQ-dependent sugar dehydrogenase has protein sequence MSAPTMPARHRTNDLGPVTTVAEGLTFPSGVAFGADGAVYVAETGLRPDGPSRAGRVWRLDGAGERTLISDALLAPITGLVFHDGALWVSQGGPPGRISRLDPDGSVQHVLTDLPGGDHHVGEVAFGPDGKLYFGLGSLTNSGIIGLDTVANGWRARQPAILDVPGYDIMLRNVRARTSDPFSDDPRAERVTGPFTPFGEVVHADTHILGARLWGWPLATAAVHRANPDGSGVELVCWGLRNPFGLRFLPDGRLLAIDQGADDRGSRPVGQVPDFLWEVREGAWYGWPDYFGGRPVTDPAYRPSDGSTPSFLLANHHELPRPERPLTAFGGGVTATAFDVDPAFGGRVATVALVTGPEAPGCVIVLVRTSDGAQHVLHTSAFANPVDVRYHPADGSLWIVDFGVSSTSLATGRRRGRVLRVDTRPALP, from the coding sequence ATGTCCGCACCCACGATGCCCGCCCGGCACCGCACGAACGACCTCGGTCCGGTCACCACGGTGGCGGAGGGGCTCACGTTCCCCAGCGGTGTTGCGTTCGGCGCCGATGGTGCGGTGTACGTCGCCGAGACCGGGTTGCGGCCGGATGGACCGTCCCGTGCCGGGCGCGTCTGGCGGCTCGACGGCGCCGGCGAACGGACGCTGATCAGCGACGCGCTCCTCGCGCCGATCACCGGGCTGGTGTTCCACGACGGTGCGCTGTGGGTCTCGCAGGGCGGTCCGCCCGGACGGATCAGCCGCCTCGACCCGGACGGGTCCGTGCAGCACGTGCTCACCGACCTGCCCGGCGGCGACCACCACGTCGGTGAGGTCGCGTTCGGGCCGGACGGCAAGCTCTACTTCGGACTCGGATCGCTGACGAACAGCGGCATCATCGGGCTGGACACGGTCGCCAACGGCTGGCGCGCGCGACAGCCCGCGATCCTCGACGTCCCGGGTTACGACATCATGCTACGTAACGTCCGGGCGCGTACCTCCGACCCGTTCTCCGACGATCCGCGCGCCGAGCGGGTCACCGGCCCGTTCACGCCGTTCGGTGAGGTCGTGCACGCCGATACGCACATCCTCGGCGCGCGGCTGTGGGGCTGGCCGCTGGCGACCGCGGCCGTGCATCGGGCGAACCCGGACGGCTCCGGCGTCGAATTGGTCTGCTGGGGCCTGCGCAACCCGTTCGGGCTGCGTTTCCTGCCGGACGGGCGGCTGCTGGCGATCGACCAGGGGGCGGACGACCGGGGCAGCCGGCCGGTCGGGCAGGTTCCGGACTTCCTCTGGGAGGTACGTGAGGGGGCCTGGTACGGCTGGCCCGACTACTTCGGCGGGCGGCCGGTCACCGACCCCGCGTACCGGCCCAGCGACGGCAGCACACCGTCGTTTCTGCTGGCCAACCACCACGAGCTGCCGCGGCCGGAACGTCCGCTGACCGCGTTCGGCGGCGGGGTCACCGCGACCGCGTTCGACGTGGACCCCGCTTTCGGAGGACGGGTGGCCACGGTGGCGCTGGTGACCGGCCCGGAGGCGCCGGGGTGTGTGATCGTGCTGGTGCGGACGTCCGACGGGGCGCAGCACGTGCTCCACACGTCCGCGTTCGCCAACCCGGTCGACGTCCGGTACCACCCCGCCGACGGTTCGCTGTGGATCGTCGACTTCGGGGTTTCGAGCACGTCACTCGCCACCGGACGCCGCCGCGGACGGGTGTTGCGCGTCGACACCCGGCCGGCCCTCCCCTAG
- a CDS encoding TetR/AcrR family transcriptional regulator, producing MATERSSAGDPARTLALLWRSSENVDPPNGRTPRGPRPTLSVDRVVAVGISLADAEGLEAVTMRRVATELAVAAMTLYTYVPGKAELLDLMLDTAYAEMARSTPADDGWRSRVEAVAHDNQALYERHPWIAGVATSRPPLGPGVMAKYEYELAAFEGLGLDDVARDAALTFVLGFVETCARAAGDVRAAAYESALSDADWWAANGPLLDRVFDETRYPLAARVGAAAGAAHGAAYSPAHAYRFGLARVLDGLAALVER from the coding sequence GTGGCCACCGAACGCAGCAGCGCGGGCGATCCCGCGCGGACGCTCGCCCTGCTCTGGCGCTCGTCGGAGAACGTCGACCCACCGAACGGCAGGACCCCGCGGGGGCCGCGGCCGACGCTGTCGGTCGACCGGGTCGTCGCGGTCGGGATCTCGCTCGCCGACGCCGAAGGCCTGGAGGCCGTGACGATGCGCCGGGTCGCCACCGAACTCGCGGTGGCGGCGATGACGCTGTACACGTACGTCCCCGGCAAGGCCGAACTCCTCGACCTCATGCTCGACACGGCGTACGCCGAGATGGCCAGGTCCACCCCCGCCGACGACGGCTGGCGCTCGCGGGTGGAGGCGGTCGCACACGACAACCAGGCGCTGTACGAACGGCATCCGTGGATCGCCGGGGTCGCGACCAGCCGTCCACCGCTCGGCCCCGGGGTGATGGCCAAATACGAGTACGAGCTCGCCGCGTTCGAGGGTCTCGGCCTGGACGACGTGGCGCGGGACGCGGCGCTCACGTTCGTCCTCGGCTTCGTCGAGACGTGCGCCCGCGCCGCCGGGGACGTCCGCGCGGCCGCCTACGAGAGCGCGCTCAGCGACGCCGACTGGTGGGCGGCGAACGGCCCGCTGCTGGATCGGGTCTTCGACGAGACGCGCTACCCGCTCGCCGCGCGGGTCGGAGCCGCCGCCGGCGCGGCTCACGGCGCCGCGTACAGCCCCGCGCACGCGTACCGGTTCGGCCTGGCCCGCGTCCTCGACGGCCTCGCTGCGCTGGTCGAGCGGTAG
- a CDS encoding nucleotide pyrophosphohydrolase produces the protein MNGDSGLAELTAATAEFAAAREWQPWHTPKNLVMALSGEVGELTALFQWLTPEESAVVMRDETVAADVRDEIADVMLYLVQLARVLDVDLVEVATAKLARNEHRFPALPR, from the coding sequence ATGAACGGCGACTCGGGACTGGCGGAGCTGACGGCGGCGACGGCGGAGTTCGCGGCAGCCCGCGAGTGGCAGCCGTGGCATACGCCGAAGAACCTGGTCATGGCCCTGTCGGGCGAGGTCGGAGAGCTGACCGCGCTGTTCCAATGGCTGACCCCCGAGGAGTCCGCCGTGGTGATGCGGGACGAGACGGTGGCGGCCGACGTGCGGGACGAGATCGCCGACGTGATGCTCTACCTGGTCCAGCTCGCCCGGGTGCTGGACGTCGACCTGGTCGAGGTGGCCACCGCGAAGCTCGCGCGTAACGAGCACCGCTTCCCGGCGCTGCCCCGGTAA
- a CDS encoding histone-like nucleoid-structuring protein Lsr2, with translation MRSMARKELVILTDDLDNSEIDPTSVELPTVQFGIDGVEYEIDLGAANQAKLREILDEYVRAGRRTSGTVRKGRKLASSASGSTNSRAENAAIREWAEASGIDVNARGRLPKEVIERYRGHFSEQQDDDSAPAGRPAPNTEQPAFSG, from the coding sequence ATGCGCAGCATGGCGAGGAAAGAGCTGGTCATTCTCACCGATGACCTCGATAACTCAGAAATCGATCCGACTTCCGTCGAGCTTCCGACGGTGCAGTTCGGGATTGACGGCGTCGAGTACGAAATTGATTTGGGCGCCGCCAACCAGGCCAAGCTCCGCGAGATCCTCGACGAGTACGTCCGGGCCGGCCGCCGCACCAGCGGCACCGTCCGCAAGGGACGCAAGCTGGCTTCCTCGGCGTCCGGCTCGACGAACAGCCGGGCCGAGAATGCCGCGATCCGCGAGTGGGCCGAGGCCAGCGGCATCGACGTGAACGCGCGCGGCCGCCTGCCGAAGGAGGTCATCGAGCGCTACCGGGGCCACTTCTCCGAGCAGCAGGACGACGACTCGGCGCCTGCCGGTCGCCCCGCACCGAACACCGAGCAGCCCGCGTTCTCGGGCTGA
- a CDS encoding HAAS signaling domain-containing protein, with amino-acid sequence MTAPTVGTEADRYLQRVRAALADLPDDERNELIDDLSAHLADIAAETPDTLTEAALVERLGRPEAYAAELRASAGLAPAPESTVPSRVRNVTDRVRTTLDGLPAYRRFRAFLPELRPGWWVLRGYFAAVVVTGVFWGGFNGVLPGGGAEAFAFLILAAAAAYASVWLGRRTASFGRWAQRAVLAGGIFVALVGLGIVTQPNHDSVGYAQDYYYAGNLEGATDLRIYGPDGQLIRDAQVFDQNGNPILLPSMCEYVPRTRTDGGVAENVYPRSLNQPPDLRCEDGSAPVAERLPGLLPTERAAPTAEATPEPEESPLPSASGTPVPSGTPTPTPSGTGTPSATAPSPSR; translated from the coding sequence ATGACCGCACCAACCGTCGGTACCGAGGCGGACCGCTATCTCCAGCGGGTCCGGGCCGCCCTGGCCGACCTGCCGGACGACGAGCGGAACGAGCTGATCGACGACCTCTCGGCGCACCTGGCCGACATCGCCGCGGAGACGCCGGACACGCTGACCGAGGCCGCGCTGGTCGAGCGGCTCGGCCGGCCGGAGGCCTACGCGGCGGAGTTACGCGCGTCGGCGGGGCTGGCGCCGGCACCGGAGAGCACCGTTCCGAGCCGGGTGCGCAACGTGACCGACCGGGTGCGCACGACGCTCGACGGGCTGCCCGCCTACCGGCGGTTCCGCGCCTTCCTGCCGGAGCTGCGTCCCGGTTGGTGGGTGCTGCGTGGCTACTTCGCCGCGGTGGTGGTGACGGGGGTGTTCTGGGGCGGCTTCAACGGCGTGCTCCCGGGCGGCGGCGCCGAAGCGTTCGCATTTCTGATTCTTGCGGCCGCGGCCGCGTACGCCTCCGTCTGGCTCGGCCGGCGAACTGCTTCATTCGGACGCTGGGCGCAGCGGGCAGTGCTCGCGGGCGGGATCTTCGTCGCGCTCGTGGGCCTGGGGATAGTCACGCAGCCGAACCATGACTCGGTCGGCTACGCGCAGGATTACTACTACGCGGGCAACCTGGAAGGCGCCACCGACCTGCGGATCTACGGGCCGGACGGGCAGCTGATCCGGGACGCGCAGGTGTTCGACCAGAACGGCAACCCGATCCTGTTGCCGTCGATGTGCGAGTACGTGCCACGCACCCGGACGGACGGCGGGGTCGCCGAGAACGTCTACCCGCGCTCGCTGAACCAGCCGCCCGATCTGCGCTGCGAGGACGGCTCGGCACCGGTCGCGGAGCGGCTGCCGGGCCTCCTCCCGACCGAACGGGCGGCCCCGACCGCCGAGGCGACGCCGGAACCGGAGGAGTCTCCGTTGCCCTCCGCGTCGGGAACGCCCGTTCCCTCCGGAACGCCGACGCCCACGCCCTCGGGCACCGGAACGCCGTCCGCGACCGCGCCCTCGCCGTCCCGCTGA
- a CDS encoding acyl-CoA dehydrogenase family protein, producing MTASRWDTPERQLLRTTTRRFTEREIVPHLATWEETGELPRALHRTTAKAGLLGVGFPESAGGSGGEPIDTLLIAEEMILAGASSGLIAGLFTHGIGLPHLVTAGDPDQIDRFVRPVLAGDKIAALAVTEPEGGSDVASIRTRAERDGDHYVVTGAKLFITSGVRADFVTTAVRTGGPGAAGVSLLVIERDMPGFTVSTPLKKMGWWCSDTAELRFDGVRVPAANLVGAENSGFGQLMTQFAAERLSLAVQAYATAARCLALTLDWVKIRETFGRPLSSRQVVRHKVAEMARQTDVARTYTRAVIDDWLDDPTRSDLVSRVAMAKNTAVAACDEVVDAAVQLHGGMGYLRETEVERHYRDSRILGIGGGTNEIMTELISRLLLA from the coding sequence ATGACCGCGAGCCGGTGGGACACCCCGGAGCGTCAGCTCTTACGCACCACGACGCGCCGCTTCACCGAGCGCGAGATCGTCCCCCACCTCGCCACCTGGGAGGAGACCGGCGAACTCCCACGCGCCCTGCATCGCACCACCGCAAAGGCGGGCTTGCTCGGCGTCGGCTTCCCGGAGAGCGCCGGCGGCAGCGGCGGTGAGCCGATCGACACGCTGCTGATCGCCGAGGAGATGATCCTCGCCGGCGCCTCGTCCGGCCTGATCGCCGGTTTGTTCACGCACGGCATCGGGCTGCCGCATCTCGTCACGGCCGGCGACCCGGACCAGATCGACCGCTTCGTCCGCCCGGTCCTGGCCGGTGACAAAATCGCGGCGCTCGCGGTCACCGAGCCCGAGGGCGGCTCGGACGTCGCCTCGATCCGCACCCGCGCCGAACGGGACGGCGACCACTACGTCGTCACCGGCGCGAAGCTGTTCATCACGTCCGGCGTCCGCGCCGATTTTGTGACGACCGCGGTGCGCACCGGCGGGCCGGGCGCCGCGGGCGTCTCGCTGCTGGTCATCGAACGGGACATGCCGGGCTTCACCGTGTCGACGCCGCTCAAGAAGATGGGCTGGTGGTGCTCCGATACCGCCGAGTTGCGTTTCGACGGCGTCCGGGTGCCCGCAGCGAACCTCGTCGGCGCGGAGAACAGCGGCTTCGGCCAGCTGATGACGCAATTCGCCGCGGAGCGCCTCTCGCTCGCGGTGCAGGCGTACGCGACGGCGGCGCGCTGCCTCGCGCTGACGCTCGACTGGGTGAAGATCCGCGAGACGTTCGGACGCCCGCTCTCCAGCCGCCAGGTCGTGCGGCACAAGGTCGCCGAGATGGCGCGGCAGACCGACGTCGCACGCACCTACACCCGCGCGGTCATCGACGACTGGCTCGACGACCCGACACGAAGCGACCTGGTCTCCCGGGTCGCGATGGCGAAGAACACCGCGGTCGCGGCGTGCGACGAGGTGGTGGACGCGGCCGTACAGCTGCACGGCGGGATGGGGTATTTGCGCGAGACCGAGGTCGAGCGCCACTACCGCGACAGCCGCATCCTGGGAATCGGCGGCGGCACGAACGAGATCATGACCGAGCTCATCTCCCGCCTGCTGCTCGCTTGA
- a CDS encoding glycine hydroxymethyltransferase — translation MSELSALRYLASLDGATPDPGALAFFASLDQVATVNPTVAGSIVQELADQRSNVKLIASENFSSLAVQLAQGNLFTDKYAEGAPGHRFYAGCDNVDTIEAHAADLAKQLFGAEHAYVQPHSGIDANLVAFLSILATRVENGIIERFGRKNASALTDAEWAELRSSVLNQKLLGMDYYSGGHLTHGYRFNVSARLFDARSYTVDPTTKLLDLDAVRAQVREVEPLILLAGYSAYTRLIDFAALREIADEVGAVLMVDMAHFAGLVAGKVFTGNYDPVAHAHVVTSTTHKTLRGPRGGMVLCTSEFADAVDKGCPTVLGGPLPHAIAAKAVAFTEALSPDFAGYASRIVENARTLADQLQQRKVDVLTGGTDNHIVLVDVAASYGLTGRQAESALRSVGLTLNRNSLPFDANGPWYTSGLRLGTPAVTTLGMGAEQITEIADVIATVLAAVKTDGSSKAKYELDEAVAAEARSRTSDLLRDFPLYPEIDLSLVK, via the coding sequence ATGTCCGAGCTGTCCGCCCTTCGTTACCTGGCGAGTCTCGACGGAGCGACACCCGACCCCGGTGCGCTCGCGTTCTTCGCCTCGCTCGACCAGGTCGCCACCGTCAACCCGACGGTCGCCGGGAGCATCGTCCAGGAGCTGGCCGACCAGCGGTCGAACGTCAAGCTGATCGCGAGCGAGAACTTCAGCTCGCTGGCCGTGCAGCTGGCCCAGGGCAACCTGTTCACCGACAAGTACGCCGAGGGCGCGCCCGGCCACCGCTTCTACGCCGGCTGCGACAACGTCGACACGATCGAGGCGCACGCCGCGGACCTGGCCAAGCAGCTGTTCGGCGCGGAGCACGCCTACGTGCAGCCGCACTCCGGCATCGACGCGAACCTCGTCGCGTTCCTGTCGATCCTGGCGACCCGGGTCGAGAACGGGATCATCGAGCGGTTCGGGCGCAAGAACGCGTCGGCGCTGACCGACGCCGAGTGGGCAGAGCTCCGGTCGTCGGTGCTCAACCAGAAGCTGCTCGGAATGGATTACTACTCCGGTGGCCACCTGACCCACGGGTACCGGTTCAACGTCTCGGCGCGCCTGTTCGACGCCCGCTCGTACACCGTCGACCCGACCACCAAGCTGCTCGACCTGGATGCGGTGCGTGCACAGGTACGCGAGGTCGAGCCGCTGATCCTGCTCGCCGGATACAGCGCATACACCCGGCTGATCGACTTCGCCGCGCTGCGGGAGATCGCGGACGAGGTCGGCGCGGTGCTGATGGTCGACATGGCGCACTTCGCCGGTCTGGTCGCGGGCAAGGTCTTCACCGGCAACTACGACCCGGTCGCCCACGCGCACGTCGTCACGTCGACCACGCACAAGACGCTGCGCGGTCCGCGCGGCGGAATGGTGCTGTGCACGTCGGAGTTCGCGGACGCCGTCGACAAGGGCTGCCCGACCGTGCTCGGCGGCCCGCTGCCGCACGCGATCGCGGCCAAGGCGGTGGCGTTCACCGAGGCGCTCTCCCCCGACTTCGCCGGCTACGCGTCGCGGATCGTCGAGAACGCCCGGACGCTCGCCGACCAGCTGCAGCAGCGCAAGGTCGACGTGCTCACCGGCGGCACCGACAACCACATCGTGCTGGTGGACGTCGCCGCGAGCTACGGCCTCACCGGACGCCAGGCGGAGAGCGCGCTGCGGTCGGTGGGCCTGACGCTCAACCGCAACTCGCTGCCGTTCGACGCGAACGGGCCCTGGTACACGAGCGGCCTGCGGCTCGGGACGCCCGCGGTGACGACGCTGGGCATGGGCGCCGAGCAGATCACCGAGATCGCCGACGTGATCGCGACCGTGCTGGCCGCGGTGAAGACCGACGGTTCGAGCAAGGCGAAGTACGAGCTCGACGAGGCCGTCGCCGCCGAGGCGCGCTCGCGCACCTCCGACCTGCTGCGCGACTTCCCGCTCTACCCGGAGATCGATCTGTCGCTGGTGAAGTGA
- a CDS encoding VOC family protein, whose translation MRITASAVSLNVDDVLASSEFLQKHFGFREVMSADGFVSLTRDDAGMNVIYLRRGLATLPADFRDVGAAGILVAFDVEDLPAEEARLRAEGAPITHELTVEPWGERFLQVTDPNGVIVQLVDWVTTT comes from the coding sequence TTGCGAATCACCGCGTCCGCTGTGTCGTTGAACGTCGACGACGTCCTCGCGTCGAGTGAGTTCCTGCAGAAGCACTTCGGCTTCCGAGAGGTGATGTCCGCGGACGGCTTCGTGTCACTGACCCGGGACGACGCCGGGATGAACGTGATCTACCTGCGTCGTGGCCTGGCGACGCTGCCCGCGGACTTCCGGGACGTCGGCGCGGCGGGCATCCTCGTCGCGTTCGACGTGGAGGACCTTCCCGCCGAGGAGGCCCGCCTGCGCGCCGAAGGTGCGCCGATCACACACGAGCTCACCGTCGAGCCGTGGGGGGAGCGGTTTCTCCAGGTCACCGACCCGAACGGCGTCATCGTTCAGCTCGTCGACTGGGTCACGACGACCTGA
- a CDS encoding amidohydrolase family protein: MTHVSSERPPAIDLHAHALVGPAEGLVADEPALAAARAAEARAAGPETSTVNREQIAAIAPLLVDPGKRLAAMDQAGLDIQVVSPMPIHHYWAGRPLAQRYARAVNEGIVAHCAAAPDRLLGLGTVPLQHPDLAVAELTRAVESGLKGVEVSTYVAGRELSDPVYEEFWAHAEELGAVIFVHPWGCTLGERLDLGYLSNTIGNPLETTLALSRLIFSGLLDRRPGLRIVAAHGGGYLPVYSSRADHAWEARRDARTCEERPSAYLRRLWYDSLVYTGEALDRLVGAVGADRVVLGTDYPFDMGVTDPLERLALANLDTEQTDAIRGGNAAALLGLK; this comes from the coding sequence ATGACGCACGTTTCGAGCGAGAGACCCCCGGCGATCGACCTGCACGCGCACGCGCTGGTCGGTCCGGCCGAGGGCTTGGTCGCCGACGAACCCGCGCTCGCCGCGGCCAGGGCCGCCGAGGCCCGCGCCGCCGGGCCGGAGACCAGCACGGTCAACCGCGAGCAGATCGCGGCGATCGCGCCGCTGCTGGTCGACCCGGGTAAGCGCCTCGCCGCGATGGACCAGGCCGGGCTCGACATCCAGGTGGTCAGCCCGATGCCGATCCACCACTACTGGGCCGGGCGTCCGCTGGCGCAACGGTATGCCCGTGCGGTGAACGAGGGCATCGTGGCGCACTGCGCGGCCGCACCCGACCGTCTGCTCGGACTCGGCACGGTGCCGCTGCAACACCCGGACCTGGCCGTCGCCGAGCTGACCCGGGCGGTGGAGTCCGGTCTGAAGGGCGTCGAGGTGTCCACGTACGTGGCCGGTCGCGAGCTGTCCGACCCGGTGTACGAGGAGTTCTGGGCCCACGCCGAGGAGCTCGGCGCGGTGATTTTCGTGCACCCGTGGGGCTGCACGCTCGGCGAGCGGCTCGATCTGGGCTACCTGTCGAACACGATCGGCAACCCGCTGGAGACCACGCTCGCGCTGTCCCGGCTGATCTTCTCCGGGCTGCTCGACCGGCGTCCGGGGCTGCGTATCGTCGCGGCGCACGGCGGCGGTTACCTGCCGGTGTACTCGAGTCGGGCCGACCACGCCTGGGAGGCCCGGCGCGACGCCCGCACGTGCGAGGAGCGGCCGAGTGCCTACCTGCGGCGCCTCTGGTACGACTCGCTCGTCTACACCGGGGAGGCGCTCGACCGGCTGGTCGGCGCGGTCGGTGCGGACCGGGTCGTGCTGGGCACCGACTACCCGTTCGACATGGGCGTCACCGACCCGCTGGAGCGCCTGGCGCTCGCGAACCTGGACACCGAACAGACCGACGCGATCCGCGGCGGGAACGCCGCCGCTCTCCTGGGGTTGAAATGA
- a CDS encoding response regulator transcription factor has product MARILIVEDEPDMLDLMALKLREAGHTITTTRTGAEGLSVLHAERPDLVLLDVLLPDTTGLEFCETVRADTEIRDTLVVMVSASASQRDVGAGLAAGADDYVTKPFAPSKLVGRIAALLSTDR; this is encoded by the coding sequence GTGGCGCGTATCCTTATTGTCGAGGACGAGCCGGACATGCTCGACCTCATGGCGCTCAAGCTGCGCGAAGCCGGCCACACGATCACCACCACCCGGACGGGCGCCGAGGGCCTCTCGGTCCTGCACGCGGAGCGGCCCGATCTGGTGCTGCTCGACGTGCTGCTGCCGGACACCACCGGGTTGGAGTTCTGCGAGACCGTGCGCGCCGATACCGAGATCCGCGACACGCTCGTCGTCATGGTTTCGGCGTCGGCGAGTCAGCGTGACGTCGGCGCCGGCCTCGCGGCGGGCGCCGACGACTACGTCACGAAGCCGTTCGCACCCAGCAAACTGGTCGGACGCATCGCGGCGCTGCTCTCGACCGACCGGTGA
- a CDS encoding PadR family transcriptional regulator, translating into MDTTQLLKGVLDLAVLAVIRDADGYGYDVLRRLRGAGLADVGDASVYGTLRRLYQAGCLTSYVVPSEEGPHRKYYGITDAGRLQLAESTKIWAGFARTMDDLLTGEAVA; encoded by the coding sequence GTGGACACCACACAGTTGCTCAAGGGCGTGCTCGACCTCGCGGTACTCGCCGTGATCAGGGACGCGGACGGCTACGGCTACGACGTGCTGCGCAGGCTGCGCGGTGCCGGCCTGGCCGACGTCGGCGACGCCTCGGTCTACGGAACGCTGCGACGCCTCTACCAGGCCGGATGCCTGACGTCGTACGTCGTTCCGAGCGAGGAGGGCCCGCACCGCAAGTACTACGGGATCACCGACGCCGGCCGGCTGCAGCTCGCCGAGTCGACGAAGATCTGGGCCGGTTTCGCCCGGACGATGGACGACCTGTTGACCGGGGAGGCAGTGGCATGA
- a CDS encoding fumarylacetoacetate hydrolase family protein has product MKIVRRNTASGPQLAVVGTSGELVDVPGERDLVPLLDGRLHEAAEAALRTRATVTAEADADLLAPLDPPTFRDFSTFPEHTAGIVKLFNPDATINPVFFEIPTFYFSNPYAIVGPVADVPVPPNCVDFDFELEVAAVVGRTGRDLSVEDASDHIAGYLVLNDFSARDVQFHEMSMLLGPAKGKDTATALGQYFVTADELEPRRSGSSFDLTMEVRVNGELIGSDRLDHMAWTFPALAAYASRGTEIRPGDLLGSGTCQGGCLAELWGRHGRDFRPPLAPGDVVTTTVELLGGTRNRVVAGPVAQPITPFAGAAQN; this is encoded by the coding sequence ATGAAGATCGTCCGGCGGAACACCGCATCCGGACCGCAGCTCGCCGTTGTCGGCACCAGCGGTGAGCTGGTCGACGTTCCGGGCGAGCGCGATCTCGTCCCGCTGCTGGACGGACGTCTGCACGAGGCGGCAGAGGCCGCGCTGCGGACGAGAGCCACAGTCACCGCCGAAGCCGACGCCGACCTGCTCGCGCCGCTCGACCCGCCGACGTTCCGGGACTTCTCCACGTTCCCCGAGCACACCGCGGGCATCGTCAAGCTGTTCAACCCGGACGCGACGATCAACCCGGTGTTCTTCGAGATCCCGACGTTCTACTTCAGCAACCCGTACGCGATCGTCGGCCCGGTCGCGGACGTGCCGGTGCCGCCGAACTGCGTCGACTTCGACTTCGAGCTGGAGGTCGCCGCCGTCGTCGGTCGCACCGGCCGTGACCTGTCGGTCGAGGACGCGTCCGACCACATCGCCGGCTACCTGGTGCTGAACGACTTCTCGGCCCGCGACGTCCAGTTCCACGAGATGTCGATGCTGCTCGGCCCGGCCAAGGGCAAGGACACCGCGACCGCGCTGGGCCAGTACTTCGTGACCGCCGACGAGCTGGAGCCCCGCCGCTCGGGATCGTCGTTCGACCTGACCATGGAGGTCAGGGTCAACGGCGAGCTGATCGGCAGCGACCGGCTCGACCACATGGCCTGGACGTTCCCGGCGCTGGCCGCGTACGCGTCGCGCGGCACCGAGATCCGCCCCGGCGACCTGCTCGGGTCCGGGACCTGCCAGGGCGGGTGCCTGGCCGAGCTCTGGGGCAGGCACGGCCGCGATTTCCGTCCGCCGCTCGCGCCGGGCGACGTCGTCACGACCACCGTGGAGCTGCTCGGCGGCACCCGGAACCGGGTAGTGGCCGGTCCGGTCGCGCAGCCGATCACACCGTTCGCGGGCGCGGCACAGAACTGA
- a CDS encoding cyclase family protein: MTDVETAIAKVAEECRNWDRWGPDDVLGTLNYIDADARQRAAGLIRRGVTFSLSMRFEADGPQKGWRRRTNPVHTMLDTGVDAVAGHQGFPHGIGGADDVIAMPLQCATQWDGLGHIFDRGKAWNGRPAEQVVSSLGDLVTGIEHMAADVAGRGVLLDVGRVFGEGGVLPDGFAITADHLDEVAAQQNVTIGRGDILLVRTGQLGKCRDLPGWGEFAGGPAPGLSFWSAPWLHRTEIAAIATDTWGFEVRPNEFPVAFQPLHQIAIPNMGLLIGEMWDLDALAADCASDGVYEFFLVAAPLPVTGAVGSPVNPIATK, encoded by the coding sequence ATGACTGATGTCGAGACCGCGATCGCGAAGGTCGCGGAGGAGTGCCGCAACTGGGACCGCTGGGGTCCCGACGACGTGCTCGGCACCCTCAACTACATCGATGCGGACGCCAGGCAGCGCGCCGCCGGGCTGATCCGCCGCGGCGTGACGTTCTCGCTCTCGATGCGATTCGAAGCCGACGGGCCGCAGAAGGGCTGGCGCCGTCGCACGAACCCGGTGCACACGATGCTGGACACCGGCGTGGACGCGGTCGCCGGGCACCAGGGGTTCCCGCACGGCATCGGTGGCGCGGACGACGTGATCGCGATGCCGCTGCAGTGCGCGACGCAGTGGGACGGTCTCGGGCACATCTTCGACCGGGGCAAGGCGTGGAACGGACGCCCGGCCGAGCAGGTCGTGAGCTCGCTGGGTGACCTGGTCACCGGCATCGAGCACATGGCGGCGGACGTCGCGGGGCGCGGTGTGCTCCTGGACGTCGGCCGCGTCTTCGGCGAAGGCGGCGTACTGCCGGACGGCTTCGCGATCACCGCCGACCACTTGGACGAGGTGGCCGCGCAGCAAAACGTCACCATCGGACGCGGGGACATCCTGCTGGTCCGCACCGGCCAGCTCGGCAAGTGCCGCGACCTGCCCGGTTGGGGCGAGTTCGCCGGCGGCCCCGCGCCCGGACTCTCGTTCTGGTCGGCGCCGTGGCTCCACCGCACCGAGATCGCCGCGATCGCCACCGACACGTGGGGCTTCGAGGTGCGGCCGAACGAGTTCCCGGTCGCGTTCCAGCCGCTGCATCAGATCGCGATCCCGAACATGGGGCTGCTGATCGGTGAGATGTGGGACCTGGACGCGCTGGCCGCGGACTGCGCGTCCGACGGCGTCTACGAGTTCTTCCTGGTGGCAGCGCCGCTGCCGGTCACCGGCGCGGTGGGCTCGCCGGTCAACCCGATCGCCACGAAGTAG